TGAATACGGGGGGAACACCCATCAAAACGGTGCAACTGGCAAATCCGGAGGAAGTGGAACAAGGAGATACGGTGTTGGCGTTCGGAGAACCGTTTGGATTTTCACACACGGTGACCAAAGGAATTGTCAGCGCCGTTCGCACTGAAAATGGAGACACGGAAATTCAAACCGATGCCGCCATTAATCAGGGAAACAGCGGCGGACCGTTGGTCAACATGGATGGAAAAGTGATCGGGATGAATTCCTTCACAATCAGGGGTGCGCAAGGAATTGCATTCGCACATCCGGAATGGATTCAAAATGAGGCATTACGCCGTCAATACGCATTGACTCACCCGCAAAAAACGCAAAAGGTGGGTCTGCAATATCCGGGCGATGACATTGCCCATTATTTGGCGCTAAACGTGAATGCTTTTGGAAGAAGTTGGGAGAGTGTGACTTTTTCGGTTTGACCTTTTGTGTTTGCTAAAAGAAATTCCAAGTCTGGGGCAAACTCGGCAAGCATTTGGCGACAAACACCACAGGGAGAAACCGGTCCGGGTGTGTCAGCGACGATTGCAATCCGTTTGAATTTTTTTGCGCCTTCGGAAATGGCTTTCACCAACGCTGTTCTCTCGGCACAGATAGCCAACCAAAATCCATTCTCAACATTACAGCCTGTGTAAATGGTGCCATCGAAGGCTTCCAAAGCGGCTCCCACGGAAAATTTGGAATAGGGAGAATAGGCGTGCTTACGCACTTCCAAAGCTTTTTGTAAAAGGGGATCCATGTGTCGCGAGTACAAATTCATAAAGGAACTGGTGAAAAAGTTGTGTGAAGGGATTTTGGGGCCGCGGTTCCCGACGGGTCGACCCGTCGGGCCCGCTTATCGCTCGGCAATTTTGGCTTTATATCCCGTTTGTTAAAATTGCCTGTGCGAAACCCCAAAATCCCTTCACACAACTTTTTCACCAGTCACATAAACACATAAAATTGTCAATTTATGGGAGTGGTTGGAAGTGTCATTCCCGCCCCTGCCTCCGCAGGGATGACAAGTTATTCACGGGACACTAAACTGGAATTTAAATTTCTGATTTTCTGAAATCGTCTTGCAACGATTGATTGGACTGCGTCTTTGAATTCTTCGGCTTTTGCTCCGTCTGCCTTG
This Deltaproteobacteria bacterium DNA region includes the following protein-coding sequences:
- the cdd gene encoding cytidine deaminase, with product MDPLLQKALEVRKHAYSPYSKFSVGAALEAFDGTIYTGCNVENGFWLAICAERTALVKAISEGAKKFKRIAIVADTPGPVSPCGVCRQMLAEFAPDLEFLLANTKGQTEKVTLSQLLPKAFTFSAK